The following are encoded in a window of Streptomyces sp. 11x1 genomic DNA:
- a CDS encoding helix-turn-helix domain-containing protein, with product MATLNRPGEPDGHICGIDTAMEVIGGRWKVLILWALHEHPCRRFGELRRQLPGVSEKVLASHLREMEADGIVRRVSYDEVPPRVEYSLTDAGTRLNEALEPLAAWGRERVRATR from the coding sequence ATGGCGACGCTGAACCGGCCGGGCGAACCGGACGGACACATCTGCGGGATCGACACCGCGATGGAGGTGATCGGCGGCAGGTGGAAGGTCCTGATCCTCTGGGCGCTGCACGAGCACCCGTGCCGCCGCTTCGGCGAGCTGCGCCGACAGCTTCCGGGCGTCAGCGAGAAGGTCCTGGCCTCCCATCTGCGCGAGATGGAGGCGGACGGGATCGTGCGCCGTGTCTCCTACGACGAGGTGCCGCCCCGCGTCGAGTACTCCCTGACCGATGCCGGGACCCGCCTCAACGAGGCGCTGGAACCACTGGCCGCCTGGGGCCGGGAGCGGGTTCGGGCAACGCGTTAG
- a CDS encoding glycoside hydrolase family 43 protein, whose product MSGTTSGPGLSRRAFLGTAATVPLAATGVLTLGAGTAHAADSAYAMVYFTESTTMLEADYGLHLAVSQDGLNWTPLNQNAPLVTPTQGAGGLRDPFLMRKRDGTFVVLATDLKGTDWNYNSTYIHVWDSTDLRTFTGYRRLKLHDMTNTHSWAPEAYWDASRGQYGILYSSVNSSGHNVIMVSYTTDFVTSTNPQVFFDPGYDIIDGNLTIGVNGVNYLYYKRNQQLVGARSTSLAPGSFTPFSTPVAHGGTEAPTVVKSLTSSAWYLWGDTYTPNGVFYVWQSSDLASGTWTALDQKLYTQPLNSKHCGIHPITSTEYSNLLARWGAPTWNRLKSYNYPARYVRHSDYVGRIDEYPFDPFPDSQWRLVPGLADSSAVSFQSVNHPTRYLRHYNYALRLDANDGTSTFAADATFTRVAGLADSTWSSFRSYNNPTRYLRHYNYVLRIDPVSTATERADATFRVGY is encoded by the coding sequence ATGAGCGGTACGACCAGCGGACCCGGCCTGTCCCGCCGCGCGTTCCTGGGCACCGCGGCGACCGTACCGCTGGCCGCGACGGGCGTGCTCACCCTCGGCGCCGGCACCGCCCACGCCGCCGACTCCGCGTACGCGATGGTCTACTTCACCGAGTCCACCACCATGCTGGAGGCCGACTACGGTCTTCACCTGGCCGTCAGCCAGGACGGCCTGAACTGGACCCCGCTGAACCAGAACGCCCCCCTGGTCACCCCGACCCAGGGCGCGGGCGGCCTGCGCGACCCGTTCCTGATGCGCAAGCGGGACGGTACCTTCGTCGTCCTCGCGACCGACCTCAAGGGCACGGACTGGAACTACAACAGCACGTACATCCACGTCTGGGACTCCACCGACCTGCGGACCTTCACCGGCTACCGGCGGCTGAAACTCCATGACATGACCAACACCCACAGCTGGGCGCCGGAGGCCTACTGGGACGCCTCGCGCGGCCAGTACGGCATCCTCTACTCCTCGGTGAACAGCAGCGGCCACAACGTGATCATGGTCAGCTACACCACGGACTTCGTCACGTCGACGAACCCCCAGGTCTTCTTCGACCCCGGCTACGACATCATCGACGGCAACCTCACCATCGGCGTCAACGGCGTCAACTACCTCTACTACAAGCGCAACCAGCAACTGGTCGGCGCACGGTCGACGTCCCTCGCCCCGGGCAGCTTCACACCGTTCAGCACGCCTGTCGCGCACGGCGGCACCGAGGCCCCCACGGTGGTGAAGTCCCTGACGTCCTCCGCCTGGTACCTGTGGGGCGACACCTACACCCCCAACGGCGTCTTCTACGTCTGGCAGTCGAGCGACCTCGCCTCCGGCACCTGGACCGCCCTCGACCAGAAGCTCTACACCCAGCCGCTCAACTCCAAGCACTGCGGCATCCACCCGATCACGTCGACGGAATACAGCAACCTGCTGGCCAGGTGGGGCGCCCCGACGTGGAACCGTCTCAAGTCGTACAACTACCCGGCCCGCTACGTCCGCCACAGCGATTACGTGGGCCGGATCGACGAGTACCCCTTCGACCCCTTCCCCGACTCCCAGTGGAGGCTGGTCCCCGGCCTGGCGGACTCCTCGGCGGTCTCCTTCCAGTCGGTGAACCACCCGACCCGCTACCTCCGCCACTACAACTACGCGCTCCGCCTGGACGCGAACGACGGCACGTCGACGTTCGCCGCGGACGCCACGTTCACCCGCGTCGCCGGCCTCGCCGACTCGACGTGGTCCTCGTTCCGCTCGTACAACAACCCGACCCGCTACCTCCGCCACTACAACTACGTGCTCCGCATCGACCCGGTCTCGACGGCGACGGAGCGGGCGGACGCGACGTTCCGGGTGGGTTACTGA
- a CDS encoding DM13 domain-containing protein codes for MGRLLGVLTKPVVIVILLVGAVLAGFGLYWFQPWKLWTDETVRETLPSATATPTAMGKTQIVARGEFVSHEHSTSGDVRLLRLADGAYVVRLEDFDTSNGPDLRVWLSDAPVKEGEGGWRLFDDDVYEHVSLGGLKGNKGDQNYPVPGDVDPGDFTSVSIWCDRFNVSFGAAELVRSG; via the coding sequence ATGGGGCGACTGCTCGGGGTGCTGACCAAGCCGGTGGTGATCGTGATCCTGCTGGTGGGGGCCGTGCTGGCCGGCTTCGGGCTGTACTGGTTCCAGCCGTGGAAGCTGTGGACCGACGAGACCGTGCGAGAGACTCTGCCGTCGGCCACGGCCACGCCCACGGCCATGGGGAAGACGCAGATCGTCGCCCGCGGGGAGTTCGTCAGCCACGAGCACTCGACCTCCGGGGACGTCCGGCTGCTGCGGCTGGCGGACGGGGCGTACGTCGTACGGCTGGAGGACTTCGACACCAGCAACGGGCCCGATCTGCGGGTGTGGCTGAGCGATGCGCCGGTGAAGGAGGGGGAGGGCGGCTGGCGTCTCTTCGACGACGACGTGTACGAGCACGTCAGCCTCGGCGGGCTGAAGGGCAACAAGGGGGACCAGAACTACCCGGTGCCCGGGGACGTCGATCCGGGGGACTTCACCAGCGTCAGCATCTGGTGCGACCGCTTCAACGTGTCGTTCGGGGCGGCCGAGCTGGTCCGGAGCGGGTGA
- a CDS encoding DUF6174 domain-containing protein: protein MPPTTAVRPRTRALSTLAAAGTLMWAISGCDQEPTFPKASAPTWKEPASYTYTLKSTQGERPLIGTFTVTVRDGRVVKAVGLDDSGRHVVDRSPQHIPTIGRLLQEVESAREDGADTVDVSYAADGRPVSIAIDWEENAIDDEAAYDLSGYEALG from the coding sequence ATGCCGCCGACCACCGCCGTACGACCGCGTACCCGCGCTCTGTCCACCCTGGCGGCGGCGGGAACGCTGATGTGGGCGATCTCCGGGTGCGATCAGGAGCCCACCTTCCCGAAGGCTTCGGCACCCACCTGGAAAGAACCGGCCTCGTACACCTACACGCTCAAGTCGACGCAGGGCGAGCGGCCGCTGATCGGGACGTTCACGGTGACGGTCCGGGACGGGAGGGTCGTAAAGGCCGTCGGGCTCGACGACAGCGGCCGGCACGTGGTCGACCGGTCACCGCAGCACATCCCCACCATCGGTCGCCTGTTGCAGGAGGTGGAATCGGCACGCGAGGACGGCGCCGACACTGTCGACGTCTCGTACGCGGCGGACGGCCGTCCCGTCTCCATCGCCATCGACTGGGAGGAGAACGCGATCGACGACGAAGCGGCGTACGACCTCAGTGGCTACGAGGCACTCGGCTGA
- a CDS encoding MMPL family transporter: MAVLLHRLGRSAYHHRRLVLGIWLVVLAALITCAGVFGGKLDDRFTVPGTESQRALDTLGKTLPEASGAGAEIVFTAPEGHHITEARYTAAIAGTERAVAKAPQVKAVLGPGLSGAVSADRSTAIVQVQYSVQRAEVRPSSLDVIERAAEAAEKGGLRTSVGGSAYGSNGVHIGPSEIIGVGVAVLVLVVTFGSLLAAGMSLLPALLGVAVGLAGLFALTPAVSISSTAVTLALMLGLAVGIDYILFILTRHRQQLARGTDPQESIALANGTAGSAVVFAGSTVIIALAALSVIGIPFLTVMGLGAAGAVLVAVLAAITLLPALAGFAGTRLTPKPGSKEARRATDPDGSAGRATLGARWVRTVVAKPLLTVLAVAGILVALALPAADLRLALPDNASAPVTSTERKAYDTVDDKFGPGFNGPLLVLTETDKGAGAQAGAQAAQQLRDLKGVKAVLPPVPTRDPAQTVIQVIPETGPDSARTDRLVRDIRAAAPDIRETTGATVAVTGTTAVNIDVSTRLSDSLLPFMAIVVGLSLILLTMVFRSLVVPLKAAVGFLLSVAASLGLVVALFQWGWLADTLGLAHTGPVVSFLPIILIGVLFGLAMDYEVFLVSGMREEWVHTGVARGSVIDGARHSVRVVTAAALIMFTVFAGFFPLDDALIKPIAFALAVGVAIDAFAVRLTFVPAVLALAGRHAWWLPAWLDRVLPDLDVEGTRLQKAPQVRDKEPERVS; this comes from the coding sequence ATGGCAGTACTGCTCCATCGGCTGGGCCGCAGTGCCTACCACCACCGCAGGCTGGTGCTCGGTATCTGGCTCGTGGTCCTGGCCGCGCTCATCACGTGCGCCGGCGTCTTCGGCGGCAAGCTCGACGACCGCTTCACCGTGCCGGGCACTGAGTCGCAGCGCGCGCTGGACACGCTCGGCAAGACGCTGCCCGAAGCCTCAGGGGCGGGCGCCGAGATCGTCTTCACCGCACCCGAGGGCCACCACATCACCGAGGCCCGCTACACCGCGGCCATCGCCGGAACCGAGAGGGCGGTGGCGAAGGCGCCCCAGGTCAAGGCCGTCCTGGGCCCAGGCCTGTCCGGGGCCGTCTCCGCCGACCGGAGCACGGCGATCGTGCAGGTGCAGTACTCGGTGCAGCGGGCCGAGGTACGCCCTTCGTCCCTGGACGTGATCGAACGGGCGGCCGAGGCGGCCGAGAAGGGCGGGCTCAGGACCTCGGTGGGCGGCAGTGCCTACGGCAGCAACGGCGTGCACATAGGCCCGTCCGAGATCATCGGTGTCGGCGTCGCCGTGCTCGTCCTCGTCGTCACCTTCGGCTCCCTGCTCGCCGCGGGCATGTCGCTGCTGCCCGCCCTGCTCGGCGTGGCCGTGGGACTGGCCGGGCTGTTCGCCCTCACTCCGGCGGTCAGCATCTCCTCCACCGCGGTCACGCTCGCGCTGATGCTGGGGCTGGCCGTGGGCATCGACTACATCCTGTTCATCCTGACCCGCCACCGCCAGCAGCTCGCCCGTGGAACCGACCCGCAGGAGTCCATCGCGCTGGCCAACGGCACGGCCGGCAGCGCGGTCGTCTTCGCCGGCAGCACCGTGATCATCGCCCTGGCCGCACTCAGCGTCATCGGCATCCCGTTCCTGACCGTGATGGGTCTCGGTGCCGCCGGAGCCGTCCTCGTCGCGGTCCTGGCCGCGATCACCCTGCTCCCGGCCCTCGCCGGATTCGCGGGCACCCGGTTGACCCCGAAGCCCGGCAGCAAGGAGGCCCGGCGGGCCACCGATCCCGACGGATCCGCCGGCCGGGCGACGCTGGGCGCCCGCTGGGTGAGGACCGTCGTCGCCAAGCCCCTGCTGACCGTCCTGGCTGTCGCCGGCATCCTCGTCGCGCTGGCGCTCCCCGCGGCGGACCTGCGCCTTGCCCTGCCGGACAACGCCTCGGCCCCGGTCACCTCCACCGAACGCAAGGCGTACGACACGGTCGACGACAAGTTCGGCCCCGGCTTCAACGGCCCACTCCTGGTGCTGACCGAGACCGACAAGGGGGCAGGGGCGCAGGCGGGTGCTCAGGCCGCGCAGCAGCTGCGGGACCTCAAGGGGGTCAAGGCTGTCCTGCCCCCCGTGCCCACACGCGATCCCGCGCAGACCGTCATCCAGGTCATCCCGGAGACCGGTCCCGACAGCGCCCGCACCGACCGGCTCGTCCGCGACATCCGTGCCGCCGCCCCGGACATCCGCGAGACAACCGGAGCGACGGTCGCGGTCACCGGCACCACCGCCGTCAACATCGATGTCTCCACCCGCCTCAGCGACTCCCTGCTGCCGTTCATGGCGATCGTCGTCGGCCTGAGCCTGATCCTGCTGACCATGGTGTTCCGCTCGCTGGTCGTCCCGCTCAAGGCCGCCGTCGGATTCCTGCTGTCGGTGGCGGCCTCGCTCGGCCTGGTCGTCGCCCTGTTCCAGTGGGGCTGGCTGGCGGACACCCTCGGCCTCGCCCACACCGGTCCCGTCGTCAGCTTCCTGCCGATCATCCTGATCGGCGTGCTCTTCGGACTCGCCATGGACTACGAGGTGTTCCTCGTCTCCGGGATGCGGGAGGAGTGGGTCCACACCGGCGTGGCCCGCGGGTCGGTGATCGACGGCGCGCGGCACAGCGTCCGGGTCGTCACCGCGGCCGCCCTGATCATGTTCACCGTCTTCGCCGGGTTCTTCCCGCTCGACGACGCCCTGATCAAGCCCATCGCCTTCGCGCTCGCCGTCGGCGTCGCCATCGACGCCTTCGCCGTCCGCCTGACCTTCGTCCCGGCGGTCCTCGCCCTCGCCGGACGGCACGCCTGGTGGCTCCCCGCCTGGCTCGACCGCGTCCTGCCCGACCTCGACGTAGAAGGCACACGCCTCCAGAAGGCCCCGCAGGTGCGGGACAAGGAACCCGAGCGAGTCTCCTGA
- a CDS encoding FAD-dependent oxidoreductase: MSSTQDRDIAMARHVRRVDVVVVGAGLAGLTAARELVAAGRSVAVLEARDRVGGRLLNHDLGDGQVTEVGGQFVGPTQDHILALAEEVGVATYQAAVPGETVYVNDGRAKRFTGHTPPDLLALPDMGIALARIGQAAGKVDPAAPWKAPNARELDGMTYETWLRKAEITGDAVDMINLFLNSAYGGEARDASALFSLWYVSTFGNETHPGTMERGTGTTGGAQDSRFVGGSQLVAQRLAEELDGRVHLSAPVRRVSQDSTGVTVVSDAGDWRADRVIVAVPPLVASRIMWDPLLPAQQDQLFQRLPFGTLMKCVAVYDKPFWREDGLSGMGLLRGGSPIREMFDNTPPDGGPGVLMGFLGGREWRKWAHRPAAERRGAVLRCFAQVVGDRAFDTVDYVEQDWTAEQWTQGGPTSVAAPGVLTDYGHWMARPHHRVHWAGAEFSPYWNGYMDGAVRSGRTTATELLHHS, from the coding sequence ATGAGCAGCACGCAGGACAGGGACATCGCCATGGCGCGGCACGTGCGCAGGGTGGATGTGGTGGTGGTCGGTGCGGGGCTGGCCGGTCTGACCGCGGCGCGGGAGCTTGTCGCGGCGGGGAGGTCGGTGGCCGTGCTGGAGGCGCGGGACCGGGTGGGTGGGCGGCTGCTCAACCACGATCTCGGCGACGGTCAGGTGACGGAGGTCGGCGGGCAGTTCGTGGGCCCCACCCAGGACCACATCCTGGCGCTGGCCGAGGAGGTCGGCGTGGCCACCTACCAGGCCGCCGTTCCCGGCGAGACCGTCTACGTCAACGACGGCAGGGCCAAGCGGTTCACGGGGCACACCCCGCCGGACCTGCTCGCCCTGCCGGACATGGGGATCGCTCTGGCGCGTATCGGGCAGGCGGCGGGCAAGGTGGATCCGGCCGCCCCCTGGAAGGCCCCGAACGCCCGTGAGCTGGACGGCATGACCTACGAGACCTGGCTGCGCAAGGCCGAGATCACCGGCGACGCCGTCGACATGATCAACCTGTTCCTGAACTCCGCCTACGGCGGCGAGGCCCGTGACGCCTCCGCCCTGTTCAGCCTCTGGTACGTCTCCACCTTCGGCAACGAGACCCACCCCGGCACCATGGAGCGCGGCACCGGAACCACCGGCGGCGCCCAGGACAGCCGCTTCGTCGGCGGCTCACAGCTCGTCGCCCAGCGCCTCGCCGAAGAACTCGACGGCCGCGTCCACCTGTCGGCGCCGGTGCGACGCGTCAGCCAGGACTCCACCGGTGTCACCGTGGTCTCCGACGCCGGCGACTGGCGGGCCGACCGAGTGATCGTCGCCGTACCGCCGCTGGTGGCCTCACGGATCATGTGGGACCCGCTGCTGCCCGCCCAGCAGGACCAGCTCTTCCAGCGGCTGCCGTTCGGCACCCTCATGAAGTGCGTCGCCGTCTACGACAAGCCGTTCTGGCGCGAGGACGGGCTCTCCGGCATGGGCCTGCTGCGCGGCGGCTCCCCCATCCGCGAGATGTTCGACAACACCCCGCCCGACGGCGGACCCGGCGTCCTGATGGGCTTCCTCGGCGGCCGGGAATGGCGCAAGTGGGCCCACCGCCCCGCCGCCGAACGCCGCGGCGCCGTCCTGCGCTGCTTCGCCCAGGTCGTCGGGGACCGCGCCTTCGACACCGTCGACTACGTCGAGCAGGACTGGACCGCCGAGCAGTGGACCCAGGGCGGCCCCACCTCCGTCGCCGCCCCCGGCGTCCTCACCGACTACGGCCACTGGATGGCACGCCCCCACCACCGCGTGCACTGGGCAGGCGCCGAGTTCTCCCCCTACTGGAACGGCTACATGGACGGCGCCGTCCGCTCCGGCCGGACCACCGCCACCGAACTCCTCCACCACAGCTGA
- a CDS encoding SRPBCC family protein, producing MNRFVVAETAVINAPLGRVWDVISRTDRYAEWVAGAIEVTDHHGLATVGKTYAERNRTLGPLKTDSLWTVQEIEPLKRRVDTGTGFAPLQDLTNTFEFRPVQTSDGREATEMLYQVEYTIGLGPLGLLLDSIQQPAMRAGMRTSMANLNTLLRSEASRTAR from the coding sequence ATGAACCGTTTCGTCGTCGCCGAGACCGCCGTCATCAACGCCCCCCTCGGGCGGGTCTGGGACGTCATCTCCCGCACCGACCGCTACGCCGAGTGGGTCGCCGGAGCCATCGAGGTCACCGACCACCACGGCCTCGCCACCGTCGGCAAGACCTACGCCGAGCGCAACCGCACCCTCGGCCCGCTCAAGACCGACTCCCTCTGGACCGTCCAGGAGATCGAACCCCTCAAGCGCCGCGTCGACACCGGCACCGGATTCGCCCCCCTCCAGGACCTCACCAACACCTTCGAGTTCCGCCCGGTCCAGACCTCCGACGGCCGGGAGGCCACCGAGATGCTCTACCAGGTCGAATACACCATCGGCCTCGGCCCCTTGGGCCTGCTCCTCGACTCCATACAGCAGCCCGCCATGCGCGCCGGCATGCGCACCTCCATGGCCAACCTCAACACCCTGCTGCGATCCGAGGCGTCGAGGACCGCTCGCTGA
- a CDS encoding TetR/AcrR family transcriptional regulator — MAHVSAAERRPQLIKAAIGLMAREGVAAGSTRAIAAELGVAQATVHYTFGTKEELYRAVMEQLTRDLIDQVTRAAPTDASFEDTILTLAEALWRTVLEQPASHQLLTELSMFALRTPYLQEALQNHYSEVLAVTTKLVEQAAERTGHRLGQPAETIARFFLAGFDGLTMQHLSLPNEEAERVCLRSLVSAVLAMT; from the coding sequence ATGGCACATGTATCCGCGGCGGAGCGCCGCCCGCAACTGATCAAGGCGGCCATCGGCCTCATGGCCAGGGAGGGCGTCGCCGCCGGCAGCACCCGCGCCATCGCCGCCGAGCTCGGCGTGGCACAGGCGACCGTGCACTACACCTTCGGCACGAAGGAGGAGCTGTACCGGGCCGTCATGGAACAGCTCACGCGCGACCTCATCGACCAGGTGACACGGGCCGCGCCCACGGACGCGAGCTTCGAGGACACCATCCTCACACTCGCCGAAGCACTCTGGCGTACCGTGCTCGAACAGCCCGCCTCGCACCAGCTGCTCACCGAGCTGAGCATGTTCGCCCTGCGTACGCCATACCTGCAGGAGGCTCTTCAGAACCACTACAGCGAGGTCCTGGCGGTGACGACGAAGCTGGTCGAGCAGGCCGCCGAACGCACCGGTCACCGGCTCGGCCAGCCCGCCGAGACGATCGCGAGGTTCTTCCTGGCCGGCTTCGACGGACTGACGATGCAGCACCTCTCCCTGCCGAACGAGGAAGCCGAGCGCGTCTGCCTGCGGTCCTTGGTCTCGGCCGTCCTGGCCATGACCTGA
- a CDS encoding DUF4260 family protein — translation MTSEGAQSSKGWARKAGWGALALFLIAFAGFESVKYGLPTTVAALVFFALPDLARLAGVRPPGLLYQSVHRVWIPLVVLVGYSLGPVVWPPLFTAGLGWLTRVAIDRMLGKGLPAGS, via the coding sequence ATGACAAGCGAGGGCGCTCAGAGCAGCAAGGGGTGGGCGAGGAAAGCAGGTTGGGGCGCTCTGGCACTGTTCCTGATCGCCTTCGCGGGTTTCGAGAGCGTCAAGTACGGCCTTCCGACGACGGTTGCCGCGCTGGTGTTCTTCGCGCTGCCCGACCTGGCCCGGCTGGCGGGGGTCCGCCCACCAGGTCTCCTCTACCAGTCGGTGCATCGCGTATGGATCCCGCTGGTGGTACTGGTCGGCTACTCCCTCGGGCCGGTCGTATGGCCACCACTCTTCACCGCGGGCCTCGGCTGGCTCACGCGGGTGGCCATCGACAGAATGCTCGGCAAGGGACTTCCCGCCGGATCCTGA
- a CDS encoding RICIN domain-containing protein, whose translation MASRVGGHRADGGARGDRPKHRGRRLLARRGLWAGLAMVVVAGSAVVVNQASAEQKGLDLKKWYVLVNRNSGKVLDNHASATKDGARVVQWSRHGGANQQWRFIKSGDGYYRLQNRNSGKVLDDLGWSKTAGSAIVQWKDLNGTNQQFKLAKSPDGYVRLVNRFSGMAVGVQKATKANGGDIVQNRDRGRANQQWKLVAAGSAGGTGNPGDAGSTPTPSGSTPASPAPNGTRPASPPASPPATKGTSTKRFMGSDTVLIGGSMTDASANAAPFDVRYAYVHSQPAPSSEYYTAARCKDAWSGWWGCWNGSTTAPGTYVTWRDDVVADATYKGKPRPQKMLWTWYSLRDLGDAAGEGDGPGEVKAINRRDLLTRYLNDYRFFLQKIGKSHDAIDLEPDFWGFARSLGNLHQVPAQVSAANPTDCGSQENSAAGLAQCLIQMTRKYAPNAAVGLHLSCFDWETDVQKCVKDYADLGAKNADFLVSDVSDRDAGWYALPAHGSRDTFWTDKKAAASLKFWKTMAESVGKPVVLWQIPVGNMAQNNTPDHYKDDKVDWFFAHMDQVADAHIAGLLFGAGWTEQTTPESDGGNLIRKTIAYHNSGGTALK comes from the coding sequence GTGGCGTCCCGCGTCGGCGGCCACCGTGCCGACGGCGGCGCGCGCGGTGACCGCCCGAAGCATCGTGGCCGTCGGCTGCTCGCGCGGCGGGGGCTCTGGGCGGGTCTCGCCATGGTGGTCGTGGCCGGCTCGGCCGTTGTGGTCAACCAGGCTTCGGCGGAGCAGAAAGGCCTGGATCTGAAGAAGTGGTACGTGCTGGTCAACCGCAACAGCGGCAAGGTGCTGGACAACCACGCCTCCGCCACGAAGGACGGCGCGCGGGTGGTGCAGTGGAGCCGTCACGGCGGTGCCAACCAGCAGTGGCGGTTCATCAAATCGGGTGACGGGTACTACCGGCTGCAGAACCGGAACTCCGGCAAGGTGCTGGACGACCTCGGCTGGTCGAAGACCGCCGGCTCGGCCATCGTGCAGTGGAAAGACCTGAACGGCACCAACCAGCAGTTCAAACTGGCCAAGTCGCCGGACGGCTACGTGCGTCTGGTCAATCGCTTCAGCGGCATGGCTGTGGGTGTCCAGAAAGCCACCAAGGCCAACGGGGGCGACATCGTCCAGAACCGCGACCGGGGCCGCGCCAACCAGCAGTGGAAACTCGTCGCGGCCGGTAGTGCCGGCGGCACCGGGAACCCCGGGGACGCCGGCAGCACGCCCACGCCCAGCGGCAGCACTCCGGCGAGCCCGGCTCCGAACGGCACCCGGCCAGCGTCGCCGCCGGCGTCTCCGCCCGCCACCAAGGGCACGTCGACGAAGCGTTTCATGGGCAGTGACACGGTGCTCATCGGCGGCTCGATGACCGACGCCTCGGCGAACGCCGCGCCGTTCGACGTGCGATACGCCTATGTGCACAGCCAGCCCGCACCCTCGTCGGAGTACTACACGGCAGCGCGCTGCAAGGACGCGTGGTCGGGCTGGTGGGGTTGCTGGAACGGCAGCACCACGGCGCCCGGCACTTACGTGACCTGGCGGGACGACGTGGTGGCCGACGCGACGTACAAGGGCAAGCCGCGCCCGCAGAAGATGCTCTGGACCTGGTACTCGTTGCGCGACCTCGGGGACGCGGCAGGTGAGGGCGACGGCCCGGGCGAGGTCAAGGCCATCAACAGGCGTGACCTGCTCACCCGGTACCTGAACGACTACCGCTTCTTCCTCCAGAAGATCGGCAAGTCGCACGACGCGATCGACCTTGAGCCCGACTTCTGGGGCTTCGCCCGGTCGCTCGGCAATCTGCACCAGGTGCCCGCGCAGGTCTCTGCCGCCAATCCGACGGATTGTGGATCGCAGGAGAACAGCGCTGCCGGACTCGCCCAGTGCCTGATTCAGATGACGCGCAAGTACGCGCCGAACGCCGCCGTGGGGCTGCACCTTTCCTGCTTCGACTGGGAGACCGACGTCCAGAAGTGCGTCAAGGACTACGCGGACCTCGGGGCGAAGAACGCCGACTTCCTGGTCAGCGATGTGTCGGACCGCGACGCGGGCTGGTACGCACTGCCGGCCCACGGCAGCCGTGACACCTTCTGGACCGACAAGAAGGCCGCCGCCTCGCTGAAGTTCTGGAAGACGATGGCCGAGTCCGTGGGCAAGCCGGTCGTCCTGTGGCAGATCCCCGTGGGCAACATGGCGCAGAACAACACGCCCGACCACTACAAGGACGACAAGGTGGACTGGTTCTTCGCCCACATGGACCAGGTGGCGGACGCCCACATCGCAGGCCTGCTGTTCGGTGCGGGGTGGACGGAGCAGACGACGCCCGAGTCCGACGGCGGAAACCTGATCCGCAAGACGATCGCGTATCACAACTCGGGTGGTACGGCGCTCAAGTAG
- a CDS encoding LLM class flavin-dependent oxidoreductase: MRFSIHIPNFGDFADPRSVATVAAAVEQAGWDGLFVWDNVLHRQHQGRPFGDPWMLLTAAALATSRIRLGTLLTPVPRYRPQQLARQVATLDNLSGGRVIFAAGLGGPVEDEYRSFGDTAEPQLLAERLDEGLELLRRWWSGEPVDHHGRHYEVRDVTLLPATVQRPGPPVWIGGFWPCRPPMRRAARWDGAVPLFETARHGHVPDVAEVRDLAGYVRKHRTGTSERPFELVLGGATPLDAVKARDVIGPLRDAGATWWDERQVQTGPDLDSMPAVMRRIEAGPPVI, encoded by the coding sequence ATGCGCTTCTCCATCCACATCCCCAACTTCGGTGACTTCGCCGACCCTCGTAGCGTCGCGACTGTGGCGGCTGCCGTCGAACAGGCGGGCTGGGACGGACTCTTCGTCTGGGACAACGTACTGCACCGCCAACACCAGGGGCGCCCCTTCGGAGATCCCTGGATGCTGCTGACTGCGGCCGCGCTGGCGACCTCGCGGATCCGGCTGGGCACCTTACTGACGCCGGTGCCCCGTTATCGTCCGCAGCAGCTTGCCCGCCAAGTGGCGACCCTGGACAATCTCAGCGGTGGCCGGGTGATCTTCGCGGCCGGCCTGGGCGGGCCGGTCGAGGACGAGTACCGCAGCTTCGGCGACACCGCTGAGCCGCAGCTCCTCGCCGAGCGGCTGGACGAGGGGCTGGAGCTGTTGAGACGCTGGTGGTCCGGCGAGCCGGTGGACCACCATGGCCGGCACTACGAGGTCCGGGACGTGACGCTGCTGCCTGCAACCGTGCAGCGGCCTGGTCCGCCGGTGTGGATCGGCGGGTTCTGGCCGTGTCGCCCGCCTATGCGGCGGGCAGCGCGGTGGGACGGGGCGGTGCCTCTCTTCGAGACGGCCCGGCATGGGCATGTGCCTGATGTGGCAGAGGTTCGGGATCTTGCCGGTTATGTACGCAAGCACCGTACGGGCACCTCCGAGCGGCCTTTCGAGCTCGTGCTCGGCGGTGCCACGCCGTTGGATGCCGTGAAGGCCAGGGACGTGATCGGTCCACTGCGCGACGCCGGCGCCACTTGGTGGGACGAGCGGCAGGTCCAGACCGGCCCTGATCTGGACAGCATGCCCGCGGTGATGCGCCGGATCGAAGCGGGGCCGCCGGTGATCTGA